Proteins found in one Thunnus maccoyii chromosome 5, fThuMac1.1, whole genome shotgun sequence genomic segment:
- the LOC121897254 gene encoding E3 ubiquitin-protein ligase TRIM39-like — MSAASCLLTEDQFLCSICLDVFTNPVSTPCGHNFCKNCITEHWNTKVQCDCPNCKKVFYRRPELQVNTFISEMAAHSSDQQAAKPGEVPCDVCTGTKLKALKSCLVCQASYCETHLAPHLTMSGLKRHQLIDPVENLEGRMCTKHDKLLELFCKADQMCVCMLCAISDHKTHDVVPLKEEYEGKKAELGKTEAEIKQMIQKRQLNIQEIKRSEKPRQRDADIAIAHGVQVFTALKESVERVQAEFIKTIKEKQRTTEKKAEDFIKDLNQEISELKKRRSEVEQLLHSKDHFQLIQSFSSLNVAPPTKDWTEVSVRPPSYEGTVVRAVAQLEEMISKETKNLFEAELMRVQQYATDVTLDPDTAFPGLILSDDGKQVSDRDEEYYDCYYEGKNLPDNPERFDICGCVLGKQSFSSGRFYYEVQVKWKTAWVLGVARESVNRKGNLTLTPQDGYWTISLSNENVYEALTDSSVCLSLKSKPERVGVFVDYEEGLVSFHDVDTAALIYSFTGCSFTEKLYPYFCPDYDYGGLNSSPLIIWPEPDFD; from the exons atgtctgctgccagctgtctgctgactgaagatcagtttctttgctccatctgtctggatgtgttcactAATCCAGTCAGTACaccatgtggacacaacttctgcaaaaactgcatcactgaGCACTGGAATACTAAAGTGCAGTGCGACTGTCCAAACTGTAAAAAGGTTTTCTATAGAAGACCTGAGCTGCAGGTCAACACTTTCATCTCTGAGATGGCTGCTCA cagctcagaccaacaagctgccaaaccaggagaagttccctgtgatgtctgcactggaaccaaactgaaggccctgaagtcctgtctggtATGTCAGGCCTCCtactgtgagactcacctggCACCTCATCTGACAATGTCAGGTCTGAAGAGACATCAGCTGATCGACCCTGTGGAGAACCTGGAAGGCAGGATGTGTACGAAGCACGATAAACTGCTGGAGCTGTTCTGTAAGGCCGACCagatgtgtgtctgcatgctttGCGCCATTTCAGACCACAAGACACATGATGTTGTTCCTCtgaaagaagaatatgaaggaaagaaggcagagctggggaagacagaggctgaaattaagcagatgatccagaagagaCAACTGAATATTCAAGAGATTAAACGCTCAGAGAAGCCCAGACAAAGAGATGCAGACATAGCGATAGCACATGGTGTTCAGGTCTTCACTGCTCTGAAGGAGTCTGTTGAGAGAGTCCAGGCTGAATTCATCAAGACAATCAAAGAGAAGCAAAGAACGACAGAGAAAAAGGCTGAAGATTTCATTAAAGATCTGAACcaggaaatctctgagctgaAGAAGAGAAGATCTGAGGTAGAGCAGCTCTTACACTCTAAAGACCACTTCCAGCTCATTCAAAGCTTCTCATCCCTGAATGTTGCTCCACCCACCAAGGACTGGACAGAGGTCAGTGTCCGTCCACCATCATATGAGGGGACTGTGGTTAGAGCTGTGGCTCAACTAGAGGAGATGATCAGTAAAGAGACAAAGAACTTGTTTGAAGCTGAGCTGATGAGGGTCCAACAGTATGCAACAGATGTGACACTTGATCCTGATACAGCATTTCCCGGCCTaatcctgtctgatgatggaAAACAAGTCAGTGATAGGGATGAAGAATATTACGATTGTTATTATGAGGGGAAGAATCTCCCAGACAATCCAGAGAGATTTGATATTTGTGGTTGTGTCTtaggaaaacaaagtttttctTCCGGAAGATTTTACTACGAGGTTCAGGTTAAATGGAAAACTGCTTGGGTTTTAGGAGTAGCCAGAGAGTCAGTCAACAGGAAGGGGAACCTCACACTGACTCCTCAGGATGGTTACTGGACAATATCTTTGAGTAATGAAAATGTGTATGAAGCTCTGACTGACtcttcagtctgtctctctctgaagtcaAAGCCTGAGagggtgggggtgtttgtggattatgaggagGGTCTGGTCTCCTTTCATGACGTTGACACTGCAGCTCTTATCTACTCCTTTACTGGCTGctccttcactgagaaactctacCCGTACTTCTGTCCTGATTATGACTATGGTGGTTTAAACTCCTCCCCATTGATCATCTGGCCTGAGCCTGACTTtgattag
- the LOC121897253 gene encoding E3 ubiquitin-protein ligase TRIM39-like — protein sequence MAAQFRQSAQQEASSSSSDQQAAKPGEVPCDVCTGTKLKALKSCLVCLASYCETHLEPHLTMSGLKRHQLIKPVENLEGRMCMKHDKLLELFCKDDQMCVCMLCAISDHKTHDVVPLKEEYEGKKAKLGKTEAEIKQMIQKRQLNIQEIKRSEKLRQRDVDIVIAHGVQVFTALKESVERVQAEFIKTIKEKQRTTEKKAEDLIKDLKQEISELKKRRSEVEQLLHSEDHLQLLQSFSSLNVAPPKDWTEVSVRPPSYEGTVVRAVAQLEEMISKETKNLFEAELMRVQQYGADVTLDPDTAFHGLFLSGDRKQVSDRDDDYYDYYEGNSLLDNPERFDTCGCVLGEQSFSSGRFYYEVQVKGKTDWDLGVARESVNRKGNLTLTPQNGYWTICLSNENVYGALADPSVCLSLKSKPEKVGVFVDYEEGVVSFYDVDTAALVYSFTGCSFTEKLYPYFGPGFNCNGRNSTPLIIWPEPDFD from the coding sequence ATGGCTGCTCAGTTCAGACAGTCAGCTCAACAGgaagccagcagcagcagttcagaCCAACAAGCAGCCAAACCAGGAGAAGTTCCCTGTGACGTCTGCActggaaccaaactgaaggccctgaagtcctgtctggtgtgtctggcctcctactgtgagactcacctggagccTCATCTGACAATGTCAGGTCTGAAGAGACATCAGTTGATCAAACCTGTGGAGAACCTGGAAGGCAGGATGTGTATGAAGCACGATAAACTGCTGGAGCTGTTCTGTAAGGACGATCagatgtgtgtctgcatgctttGCGCCATTTCAGACCACAAGACACATGATGTTGTTCCTCtgaaagaagaatatgaaggaaagaaggcaaagctggggaagacagaggctgaaattaagcagatgatccagaagagaCAACTGAATATTCAGGAGATCAAACGCTCAGAGAAGCTCAGGCAAAGAGATGTAGACATAGTGATAGCACACGGTGTTCAGGTCTTCACTGCTCTGAAGGAGTCTGTTGAGAGAGTCCAGGCTGAATTCATCAAGACGATCAAAGAGAAGCAAAGAACGACAGAGAAAAAGGCTGAGGACTTAATCAAAGATCTGAAacaggaaatctctgagctgaAGAAGAGAAGATCTGAGGTGGAGCAGCTCTTACACTCTGAAGACCACCTCCAACTCCTTCAAAGCTTCTCGTCCCTGAATGTTGCTCCACCCAAGGACTGGACAGAGGTCAGTGTCCGTCCACCATCATATGAGGGGACTGTGGTGAGAGCTGTGGCTCAACTAGAGGAGATGATCAGTAAAGAGACAAAGAACTTGTTTGAAGCTGAGCTGATGAGGGTCCAGCAGTATGGAGCAGATGTGACACTTGATCCTGATACAGCATTTCACGGCCTGTTCCTGTCTGGTGATAGAAAACAAGTGAGTGATAGGgatgatgattattatgattattatgaggGGAATAGTCTCCTAGACAATCCAGAGAGATTTGATACTTGTGGTTGTGTCTTAGGAGAGCAGAGTTTTTCTTCAGGAAGATTTTACTACGAGGTTCAGGTTAAAGGAAAGACTGACTGGGATTTAGGAGTGGCCAGAGAGTCAGTCAACAGGAAGGGGAACCTCACACTGACTCCTCAGAATGGTTACTGGACAATATGTTTGAGTAATGAAAATGTGTATGGAGCTCTGGCTGACccttcagtctgtctctctctgaagtcaAAGCCTGagaaggtgggggtgtttgtggattatgaggagGGTGTGGTCTCTTTTTATGACGTTGATACTGCAGCTCTTGTCTACTCCTTTACTGGCTGctccttcactgagaaactctacCCGTACTTTGGTCCTGGTTTTAACTGTAATGGTAGAAACTCCACCCCTCTGATCATCTGGCCTGAGCCTGACTTtgattag